Part of the Anguilla rostrata isolate EN2019 chromosome 10, ASM1855537v3, whole genome shotgun sequence genome, CAATTGCTGGGAAGTTTGCATTACAAACTCAATGTCTTTATGACTGTAGTTGACAGAGTACTGTCTCCATTCCAAATGATTTCATGCATgcagtagtttttttcaccGAGAGACAAAGTTAACATCTGATTCTGAAAActctgcatttgaaaatgacaaattggTGACATCGACGCTCAATTTGCATGTGCATCCACTGCTCAGACTGCCATTGCTCATGAAATGCAGCTGGATGGTATTCGGGCTGGTTTTGGCCAGCTATTTACAGGATGGGAGCAGTGTACCACTGAGTATGTGTGCGCTAGCTACCTGCATTGTTTTTACTACCGAGATCTTCTGTGAGAGGATCTGTGGAGAGGATCAAGTGAAGAGCATACATTTCCCACCAtccagtgtgtgtgaaagaagtGTAGTTCAAGTTGGATcagcaggcaaaaaaaagcatagacatgcatatttgaCTAAACTAACTAAACAGCACGCCTTCTGATAACCTGAGCTTGTCAAGCCTcagaagtaagcctgtactgcgcATGTTGAGTGCAAAACATTGGAGTGCCCATTAAAGTAAATGAGGACTATCAGACTTACACAGTCTATCGACAGGATCGCAACAGATATGAAGGTggggtgtgtttgtttattaggAATAATATTGCTGTCTACCCATATGCAAAGATGCAGGAAACTGTGCTGAAACAGTGTGGGTGGAGCTATTTCTTCCTTAAACTAAAGGCAAAGTTGGGGTATGCTATAGGCTTCCAAAGAAAACGGACTCAAAATGTGGTGAAAGTAACCTTTAATTGAAgaaagaatattattttatgtgattttaatATCAATTTGCTCCTACATCTTAGGGAAAACGGTCTGCTTAAATCCCAATTCATTTTTTCTAAAACATTTGTTCTAAAACAGCTCATATCTCAACAAACTAGAAAATGTGTTGTAAGCGCTTCACTACTGGATCAGAGAATGCCATTGGACAGTGAGAGCAGAGGAGGTTTCTTGGACATTGGACTCTGTTACCACAAATTGATATTCTCTACACGGAAAGTTTGTCTTGGAGACCACCAGTCTGTCAAGATTCAATAAACCAGAAAATAAACTAAGGAGATATTTGAGCTGAAATTGAGATGGACTGGTCTGAGGTACTGGCATGTGATGATGTTGATATTGCATGGAGTTTGTTGAATATTTGTGTGGAAGTATTTCATTTTGGCTGTCaaatgaatggagcccaatgGAGAAACTGGCTTTTGAATGAAAATCACGGatatcagcagggggcgacattacATTCGTGGCTGAGGCTGTGAACCGAAATGCACTGAACATGCGCAGTGCAGGCTTACTTCCGGGTATTCACAAGTATTGGAGTACTGGAGTGGTTAGCTGAAGGCGCTCTTCCccgtctagttaaatatgcatgactGAGCCAACTAGTTAAACGAAAAGGAATCCGAGAAGCCATTTGCGCTCTTTGGTTTACAGCTGCATCTTTATGAGCGCAAGATCTCCCTTTTGGACCCGTCGTTTCCGGGTACACGTCGTCGCGGTTTTCTTGATTGTAGTTGTTGCAGCATGGACTATTTACAGGTTACAGACCAAGATTCCGAGTTTCCCCAACTCAGGTGTGCAGTAAGCTAAGTGTTAGCAGTCTGCTGTCCGATCTTAAGATCTTTTGGTCTTTGCACTCGTAACTTTATTTGTGGTTAGCTTGTACGagatgcagtgcagtgtagcaACATTTCGAATCGGGGTTGGCAATTTCATAGTGACGACCGAAGTGTGACGTCAGTTTTTACCCAAATAAGAAATTCCGGTTTTATCACTTTGCCAGACAGCTTGCGATTTAATATGGATGTCGACTTGTTTACGTAGTGTGTAACAGTTTCGCACCCTAGATGGTGTTGATAACACATACAATGAATTTACCCGGCTGAATTTCTAATGTGTCGGTTTCACATATTTAAAGGACAAAACGATTAGTAAACTGGAACTACAAATCCTATCCATTTTAGTcgtaaaccaaaaaaaaaatgaacctgAAGTGATCTTGAAAGCTGACAACACTTCGGTGGTCTATAGTAGCTTAATTGCCAAGTAAAGTTACCAAGGGGGAGTGCAGACCAATGTGCAGACAGAACGATTCATTTTAAAGCTGGTTAGTTAGCTGACATGGTTGACGTCCCACAACGCTTGCAATCTTGCTTCTGTGATTAGCGTCTTAATTCTGATACACTGACCTGCTTACAGGCAAGATGAGCGAACAGACGCTGGACTATCTCAGCAAAGGGAAAATTAAAGAGAGAGATGCTGCGAACGTGGAGTGGTACCATGCTGCCAACAGCAAGGCCAAAATCACCAAAGCACTTAAAAGTAAGACATTAAAAAGTTTGACTACGAATCATTTGTCTCGGGGACTGAGGTTCTAGCGTGCCTTTATGTGTTCTGTCCACCGCGGCGATTCAATTGCCGTGCGGGGCTAACAGAAATTTCACACCTTTTAGCAAAATTGCACTGATGGACTGAATTTTGCTGCTCAATTTTACTTTTCTGTTCGAGGTTCTGCACAAATGATTGAGGCGGACATTATTATGAGAGGCCACGACCCCAAAGAGCCAATCATGGCCCATCCCCCTCAGACCGACAGTGACATCACCTTCTGCGATTGGCTGAAGGAGGTGATGGCGTCTGGCAAGGGAATAAAATTAGACTTCAAGAGGTAGTTATAGTACTATCTGTATTATATCTGAATATTATTCTGTTATAATATAACATGACGATAAAATGATTGTAGTGCTACTTTCTTTTCAAGTGATTtgccaattttttatttatttattttgaaatgctgtCCCAAATACACTttacagagaaaacagaaaaaggaaaaaaatgatcttACTCAATACCCTGGTTTGGTAAGAAGCTTCATAAGGCTGTTATGCCACAATGAGGAGCCATTTCACTATCAAATAATACTACAGACTGATATTTAAATGCTTTGAAGATAAGGCAGCCACATTAAGTTGCCTTTATGACAGTTTTGAACAGGCCTTTACACACGTTTATGCAGTCAGGAAAAGGTGAAATGTTGGCCAAACCCTAAGTTTGGCTGACCAGGCAAACTGTTTTTCCTGGATATTTCGTTTTGGGGCTGAAAATGTCCGTCCTGGTGGAATTCCTTGATTTCTAAAATGTCCGGTTAGGTTTTGCTCGTTCCATAGACCATATAATAAGGCTTTGCTTCGGGCGCATCACCACCCctttgtacattattttccagtaacgggacagcccgtcttGGTTTATTCCCTAcgtatatataaacaaatagcCTAGTATTATCTTTATAATGCCCACCGGTCCCTGTTCTCTTTTCTTGAAATCCGATGGTCACCGTACCTAAATGTCAGCCGTAGATACCTACTCCCATATCgtcacattcattttcttgaACTAAATTGCAGCCTTCAGGCAGTGGCGCCCTCTATGCAGCTGCTGGGGGAAGTGCGGGCGCAGCTGCACGTTCCTGTGTGGATCAATGCGGATATTCTCCCTGGTCCCGGTGGGAAGGCGACCCCTCTAGAAGCCCAGGCTTTCTTAGAGGCAGTGGGGCCCGGGCACCCCGGTGATGTTCTGTCCCTCGGCTGGACCACGGGCTGGAGTCCCAACACGGACAACCCCGGTGAGCTTACCGTTTCCCCACAGGCTCTTACTCTGAAACGTCACTGGTGAAACAAGTAGCAaggcttttattttgtcttctTTATGGTGCTGTCTTAGTATTTAATGCAGGACCTACATTGCAACATGTATGGTAGTAAAAGTACTGTGAGTGAGATTTGCTTTTTTTGAGAGCTGTGTCTAATGTGGTGATTTCAAACTGAAGACTCTCTCAGATTTTCTCCAGTGGGTTTGATTTATTGTACCTAGCTGACAGACTCCTCGGGGCAGTGGAATAAAAAGGCAAAGTAGTAGTATGGAACTGAATAGCACAGGGCCAGCCTGATTGACTGAGGAACTCTTGAGTCTTAAGGAAGAGTGGTTGAATGAACTAACCAAAGTTAGTCTCTTGCTGTGAAGCTCAATATCAAGTTGGTATTATTTATATTGATGTTCATTCTACCTCATGTAGTATTAAGCATTAGTTTCTAACCCTGTGCTGGTGGTCCCATGGCAGGATACAGCTGGGAGATGGTTCGTGAGATGGAGGAGGTGTGTCGGCTTCTGAAGCAGCCAATCACTTTCCCTGTACGAGCGGCTCTTCTCCCACAGTCCTACGCCCAGCTCAGCTGGCTCCTGCAACAGTCTGACAGGTACACCCCCGTGCAGGTGTGACATTTCCACAGTGCTAACTCCATGTCGCCCCGTTGTGTTGGTTGGGGTTTCTGTATTGTGAaaatttaaccctttgaagagtaggttttttgttttatgtaatgtttttttttttttaattctaagtcAGTCTTCTAGGACTCCATTGCTTTCTATTGGCAGTAGTGATTGCcgagttaagagcattctaatcccATATTGTGATCTTACATCTTAAAGAGTTAATTATGTAGAGGAAGCTCAATATTGGGCTTAATAAGGCTCATACAATGTTTATGACTGCATGTTCATGCGCCATTACCTGTGGTTTTAAGTGTCCAGTGAAATATGGAGGTGTGTTGCAGTTGTAATGTTGCAGCTGTCTGcctgaaccaatcagaaagaATATCTTGGGGTGGTTGGGCAGTTAAGTGTATTCACTAACTGTGTAACTCCAGGCTCCACTTAATTGGCTGCACCTGTTCTAAATGAAGCATCCTCTCATGTCTGGCTGTAAATAAGCCTTTCCTGTCATTAGTGGCAAATGCTGGACCGCTCATTGTAATGAAAACTGATTGTTAAGCTACTCAGTTATATCTGAATTTATCTACAGTCCTAATGGCAATATTAAGGGCCTTTAAGTTTTAAGCTGTTATTACTGATTTAGGAAGAAGTGCACACAGTCAGTTGCTATTCAAGAGTCATACCTCAGTTCTCACCTTGAGTAAGAAATTGGGCAGACACCATGGTACTTCAAGACCTGGACCGGCAGACATGGGTGTTAGGATCAATGAGCTCACTAAATTGACTGGCAAAAAACTATGGTGACAGCTTAGTAGCAGGAGTTCCGTGGGACAAAAAAAAGGGCACATCTGTGTTTGACTGACCGTCAGTGTAGTTGCTGGTAATCACAGTGTTACCCGATGTTCTTCCCTATGCTACGGTGCTATGCATGGACTAACTGACTTGGCTAGCTAACAAAGCTAGCTAATTCATCATAAATTAGCCGCTGTCGCTAGCTGCAAATTACTTAGCAGCCATTACACTGTGCAAAAGACACAAGTTGACCACGTTCATGTGACATGTCACGTTTGCCAATCAGAGAATTATCTATGGGCCGTGGAAAAAGCTCAGTTTTGAGAAGGCGGTTTCCCTTCTAGTTCTTATACAGTTATGTGGTTAGGATGGAGGATTTGCTAATATGGATACTGATGAAGGTTTCCTGTGGctgtgagaggcaggaacaggGGTCAGGTGATTTGGCGGCGTGCCCGACGTGTCACATTTAATGCGTGCTCGCAATGCCGAAGACAGAGCCGCGCGCTTTTCCCAGCaggctgcagtgcattgtggatGAGGGGATGAGCTAGCCGTAATGACTTAATCTCCTTACCAAGTCAGAAGGACCGTCGTCCGTCGGTTGCATTTCTCTCAGCCATGGATAAGTCTGTACAATTTAATGCGTCCTTTAGTTCTGGCTCCTCACAATTGAACAACGCAGCGGTCTTTCAGTCCAACTCCCGGGTGATATACTTTGAGTGACAGGCACCTAGTTTGGTATTTAGTGACCTTTTGattgaataaatttaaaaagatttcagttcatttttaatcCTGAACTGATGTGATGTGCCTCTATCTTTGTAGGCACTCGTTTNNNNNNNNNNNNNNNNNNNNNNNNNNNNNNNNNNNNNNNNNNNNNNNNNNNNNNNNNNNNNNNNNNNNNNNNNNNGGGAGGGtcctgtgaggtggtggcacctctcactctgatttctgtgggttaattgtccctgatgaggggcaggtgtgggaggcctatatctagcccctgatttctggggttcagcgcagactcattgtttgtcatgctcttggtgtgtaggggtgtaagAATCTGCAGAAGTTACTGCATTGATCCTATCTGCCAGATTTGAtcaccatttagtttcttctctAGCGGATTATCTCTTAGCGCTGTGgtggacattttgccctcgtctctttagttttccttttgttttctacccgccaggctgcgagtgtcctttttcttttgtaagttactccactctgtttttcgAGTGGGGTTTTACTTTCTGGGTAGCTACGCTGTGgcggtgtttcatttctttttgttttctgagtccactgacagaagtttcagtgagtggagggagcgATTATTTAgctctctttattatttggtatttcccctgtccctttctatcgctcggtggttttgtggttacccctcggggttaacttttagatcccctcggtccgcaattgcgtcccaccttCCGCAGCCGTGACACTAGGGGAGGCAGAGTATG contains:
- the fam151b gene encoding protein FAM151B isoform X1, which encodes MSARSPFWTRRFRVHVVAVFLIVVVAAWTIYRLQTKIPSFPNSGKMSEQTLDYLSKGKIKERDAANVEWYHAANSKAKITKALKSSAQMIEADIIMRGHDPKEPIMAHPPQTDSDITFCDWLKEVMASGKGIKLDFKSLQAVAPSMQLLGEVRAQLHVPVWINADILPGPGGKATPLEAQAFLEAVGPGHPGDVLSLGWTTGWSPNTDNPGYSWEMVREMEEVCRLLKQPITFPVRAALLPQSYAQLSWLLQQSDRYTPVQV
- the fam151b gene encoding protein FAM151B isoform X2 — protein: MSEQTLDYLSKGKIKERDAANVEWYHAANSKAKITKALKSSAQMIEADIIMRGHDPKEPIMAHPPQTDSDITFCDWLKEVMASGKGIKLDFKSLQAVAPSMQLLGEVRAQLHVPVWINADILPGPGGKATPLEAQAFLEAVGPGHPGDVLSLGWTTGWSPNTDNPGYSWEMVREMEEVCRLLKQPITFPVRAALLPQSYAQLSWLLQQSDRYTPVQV